A single genomic interval of Streptococcus suis harbors:
- the dnaK gene encoding molecular chaperone DnaK produces the protein MSKIIGIDLGTTNSAVAVLEGTESKIIANPEGNRTTPSVVSFKNGEIIVGDAAKRQAVTNPDTIISIKSKMGTSEKVSANGKEYTPQEISAMILQYLKGYAEEYLGEKVTKAVITVPAYFNDAQRQATKDAGKIAGLEVERIVNEPTAAALAYGLDKTDKDEKILVFDLGGGTFDVSILELGDGVFDVLATAGDNKLGGDDFDQKIIDHMVAEFKKENGIDLSADKMALQRLKDAAEKAKKDLSGVTSTQISLPFITAGAAGPLHLEMTLTRAKFDELTYDLVERTKVPVRQALSDAGLSLSEIDEVILVGGSTRIPAVVEAVKAETGKEPNKSVNPDEVVAMGAAIQGGVIAGDVKDVVLLDVTPLSLGIETMGGVFTKLIDRNTTIPTSKSQVFSTAADNQPAVDIHVLQGERPMAADNKTLGRFQLTDIPAAPRGIPQIEVTFDIDKNGIVSVKAKDLGTQKEQTIVIQSNSGLTDEEIDRMMKDAEANAEADKKRKEEVDLRNDVDQAIFATEKTLKETEGKGFDAERDQAQAAFDELKAAQEANNLDDMKAKLENLNEKAQALAVKLYEQAAAAQQAAAGQEGAQTANNAGDDVVDGEFTEK, from the coding sequence ATGTCTAAAATTATTGGTATTGACTTAGGTACAACAAACTCAGCAGTTGCAGTTCTTGAAGGAACTGAATCAAAAATCATCGCAAACCCAGAAGGAAACCGCACAACTCCGTCTGTTGTGTCTTTCAAAAATGGTGAAATCATCGTTGGTGACGCGGCAAAACGCCAAGCAGTAACCAACCCAGATACCATCATCTCTATCAAATCAAAAATGGGAACTTCTGAAAAAGTTTCAGCAAACGGCAAAGAATATACTCCACAAGAAATCTCAGCAATGATTCTTCAATATTTGAAAGGTTATGCTGAAGAATACCTTGGTGAAAAAGTAACCAAAGCCGTTATCACGGTTCCTGCTTACTTCAACGATGCTCAACGTCAAGCAACAAAAGACGCTGGTAAAATCGCAGGTCTTGAAGTAGAACGTATCGTTAACGAACCAACTGCAGCAGCCCTTGCTTACGGTTTGGACAAGACTGACAAAGACGAGAAAATCTTGGTATTTGACCTTGGTGGTGGCACTTTCGACGTATCTATCCTTGAGCTTGGTGACGGTGTCTTTGACGTACTTGCAACAGCAGGTGACAACAAGCTCGGTGGTGACGACTTTGACCAAAAGATTATCGACCACATGGTAGCAGAATTCAAGAAAGAAAACGGCATCGACTTGTCAGCTGACAAAATGGCTCTTCAACGTTTGAAAGATGCAGCTGAAAAAGCTAAGAAAGACCTTTCAGGCGTGACATCAACTCAAATCAGCTTGCCGTTCATCACTGCTGGTGCAGCAGGTCCGCTTCACTTGGAAATGACATTGACACGTGCCAAATTTGACGAATTGACTTACGACCTTGTAGAACGTACAAAAGTTCCTGTTCGTCAAGCTCTTTCAGATGCAGGCCTTAGCTTGTCAGAAATTGACGAAGTCATCCTTGTCGGTGGATCAACTCGTATTCCAGCCGTTGTAGAAGCTGTTAAGGCTGAAACAGGTAAAGAGCCAAACAAATCTGTAAACCCAGACGAAGTAGTTGCTATGGGTGCGGCAATCCAAGGTGGTGTCATCGCTGGTGATGTCAAAGACGTTGTCCTCCTCGACGTAACACCATTGTCACTTGGTATCGAAACAATGGGTGGTGTATTTACAAAGCTCATCGACCGCAACACTACCATCCCAACTTCTAAGTCACAAGTCTTCTCAACTGCAGCAGACAACCAGCCAGCTGTTGACATCCATGTGCTTCAAGGTGAGCGTCCAATGGCAGCAGACAACAAGACTCTTGGTCGCTTCCAATTGACAGATATTCCTGCAGCACCTCGTGGTATCCCACAAATCGAAGTAACATTTGACATCGACAAGAACGGTATCGTTTCTGTAAAAGCCAAAGACCTTGGTACGCAAAAAGAGCAAACTATCGTTATCCAGTCTAACTCAGGTTTGACAGATGAAGAAATCGACCGCATGATGAAAGATGCAGAAGCAAACGCTGAAGCAGATAAGAAACGTAAGGAAGAAGTGGACCTTCGTAACGATGTGGACCAAGCGATCTTTGCGACTGAGAAAACTCTTAAAGAAACAGAAGGCAAAGGCTTCGACGCAGAACGTGACCAAGCTCAAGCAGCTTTTGATGAGTTGAAAGCAGCTCAAGAAGCAAACAACTTGGACGACATGAAGGCGAAACTTGAAAATCTCAACGAAAAAGCCCAAGCCCTTGCAGTGAAACTCTATGAGCAAGCCGCAGCAGCACAACAAGCAGCTGCAGGCCAAGAAGGTGCTCAAACAGCTAACAACGCAGGCGATGATGTCGTAGACGGCGAGTTTACTGAAAAATAA
- a CDS encoding lipoate--protein ligase → MYLIEPIRNGQYVSDGAVALAMQVYVQQNVFLDDDILFPYYCDPKVEIGKFQNALVEINEDYLKENNILLVRRDTGGGAIYVDKGSVNVCYLIQDNGIFGDFKRAYQPAIKALHELGAVEVEQTGRNDLVIEGKKVSGAAMTISNNRVYGGYSLLLDIDEEAMSKVLNPNKKKIESKGIKSVKSRVGTIRPYLAEEYQSVTTEEFKNLITCKLLGIDSIDQAKRYVLTEEDWAAIDKLVADKYKNWEWNYGNSPQYSYHRDGRFAGGTVDIHLEVEKGRIAKCRIYGDFFAKGNIDEVENKLIGTRLLEEDLQAILADLDMAYYFGKISAEELVGLMLSEG, encoded by the coding sequence ATGTACCTAATCGAACCAATCCGCAACGGTCAATATGTCAGCGATGGAGCAGTTGCTCTAGCTATGCAGGTCTATGTTCAACAAAATGTCTTCTTGGATGACGACATTCTCTTCCCTTACTATTGTGACCCCAAGGTAGAAATTGGCAAGTTCCAAAATGCCTTGGTCGAAATCAATGAAGACTACCTCAAAGAGAACAATATTCTCTTAGTTCGTCGGGATACAGGTGGTGGTGCTATCTATGTAGACAAGGGGTCTGTCAATGTTTGCTACTTGATTCAGGACAATGGAATTTTCGGAGATTTCAAACGTGCCTACCAGCCTGCCATCAAGGCCTTGCATGAGCTAGGAGCCGTTGAGGTAGAGCAAACAGGACGAAATGACCTGGTGATTGAAGGGAAAAAGGTGTCAGGTGCAGCTATGACCATCAGCAATAACCGTGTTTATGGTGGCTACTCTCTCCTTTTGGATATTGACGAAGAAGCCATGTCCAAGGTCCTCAATCCCAATAAGAAAAAGATTGAATCAAAAGGTATCAAGTCTGTCAAAAGCCGTGTGGGAACCATCCGTCCCTATCTGGCAGAAGAATACCAGTCTGTCACAACGGAGGAATTTAAGAACCTCATTACCTGCAAGTTATTGGGCATTGACTCCATCGACCAGGCAAAACGCTATGTCTTGACTGAGGAAGACTGGGCAGCTATTGACAAGTTGGTGGCAGACAAGTACAAGAACTGGGAATGGAACTACGGTAATTCGCCACAGTATAGCTACCACCGTGATGGTCGTTTTGCTGGGGGAACTGTGGATATTCACCTCGAAGTTGAAAAAGGCCGCATTGCCAAATGCCGTATTTACGGAGATTTCTTTGCCAAGGGCAATATTGACGAAGTCGAAAACAAGCTAATCGGTACACGCTTGCTCGAAGAAGACCTTCAGGCAATCTTGGCAGATTTGGACATGGCGTATTATTTTGGTAAGATTAGTGCGGAAGAGTTGGTCGGCTTGATGCTGAGCGAAGGATAA
- a CDS encoding NADH-dependent flavin oxidoreductase codes for METYQALFEALPLHQTVLANRFVLSPMVTNSSTADGLVTQDDLDYAERRADAAPLQITGAAYVDPKGQLFEFGFSVAKDEDVDALRKLAQVMQSKGAKAILQLTHAGRFSSHTLQRDKLVYGPSHMKLHAPFPHEVKELTIAELEELVEAYGQATRRAIEAGFAGVEISSAQRLLIQTFFSTFSNQRQDRYGCQNLDNRSRFGLEVLRKVQEVIDQLAPAGFILGFRATPEETRGANIGYSIEEFLQFMGMALELARIDYLAIASWGHDVFRNQVRGAGRHQGRLVNQVVHDALKDRLVVMATGGINSAEKALEALEHADMVGLSTPFITDPEFAHKIAAGKPEDIQLRIKPEDLSKLAIPQASFKDIVPLMDYGESLPKESRELFRSLYSSKSKNKTLRGGKV; via the coding sequence ATGGAAACCTATCAAGCATTATTTGAAGCTCTGCCATTGCACCAAACCGTCCTAGCCAATCGTTTTGTCCTGTCGCCCATGGTGACCAATTCCTCCACAGCGGATGGCTTGGTGACCCAGGATGATTTGGACTATGCGGAACGGCGGGCGGATGCGGCTCCTCTGCAAATCACAGGAGCGGCTTATGTGGACCCCAAGGGGCAATTGTTCGAGTTTGGCTTTAGCGTGGCCAAGGATGAGGATGTTGATGCTTTGCGAAAACTGGCCCAGGTCATGCAGTCCAAGGGGGCAAAGGCAATCTTGCAGCTGACCCATGCTGGTCGTTTTTCCAGCCACACCCTTCAGCGGGATAAGCTGGTCTATGGTCCTAGTCACATGAAGCTCCATGCTCCCTTTCCCCATGAGGTCAAGGAGTTGACCATAGCAGAGCTGGAAGAGCTGGTGGAGGCCTATGGGCAGGCGACGCGGCGGGCTATTGAGGCGGGTTTTGCAGGAGTAGAGATTTCTTCTGCCCAGCGTTTGCTGATTCAGACCTTCTTTTCGACTTTTTCCAATCAGCGTCAGGACCGCTATGGCTGTCAAAACTTGGACAATCGTTCCCGTTTTGGTTTAGAAGTTTTACGGAAGGTCCAGGAAGTGATTGACCAGTTGGCTCCAGCTGGCTTTATCCTCGGTTTTCGGGCAACGCCTGAAGAAACAAGAGGGGCCAATATCGGCTATTCTATCGAGGAATTTTTACAGTTCATGGGCATGGCTTTGGAGCTTGCAAGGATTGACTACCTAGCCATCGCTTCATGGGGGCATGATGTCTTTCGCAATCAGGTTCGAGGAGCTGGGCGCCATCAGGGACGCTTGGTCAATCAGGTGGTTCATGATGCCTTAAAGGATAGGCTGGTGGTTATGGCGACAGGGGGGATCAATTCGGCGGAGAAGGCATTAGAGGCCTTGGAGCATGCGGATATGGTTGGTCTGTCAACACCTTTTATCACCGATCCTGAGTTTGCTCACAAGATTGCGGCCGGCAAGCCAGAAGACATCCAGCTGCGGATCAAGCCAGAAGACCTGTCTAAGCTGGCTATTCCCCAGGCTTCTTTCAAGGATATTGTTCCCTTGATGGACTATGGGGAGTCGTTGCCGAAGGAGTCGCGAGAGCTTTTCCGCAGTCTTTACTCTTCGAAGAGTAAAAATAAAACACTACGAGGAGGAAAGGTATGA
- the dnaJ gene encoding molecular chaperone DnaJ, which produces MNNTEFYDRLGVSKNASPDEIKKAYRKLSKKYHPDINKDPGAEDKYKEVQEAYETLSDPQKRSAYDQYGPAGANGGFGGGAGGFGGFDGAGFGGFEDIFSSFFGGGGATRNPNAPRQGDDLQCAVNLKFEEAIFGVEREVSYNREATCRTCTGSGAKPGTSPVTCGRCHGSGVINVDTQTPLGTMRRQMTCDVCHGRGKQIKDPCTTCHGTGHEKQAHTVTVKVPAGVETGQRIRLAGQGEAGFNGGPYGDLYVVIQVQPSDKFEREGTTIHYKLNLNFVQAALGDTVHVPTVHGDVDMVIPEGTQTGKTFRLKGKGAPSVRGGAIGDQYVTVNIVTPTGLNDRQKAALKEFAAAGNIDVKPHKKGFFDKVKDAFEDL; this is translated from the coding sequence ATGAACAATACTGAATTTTACGATCGTCTGGGCGTTTCTAAGAATGCTTCGCCAGACGAGATTAAGAAGGCTTATCGGAAGCTTTCAAAGAAATACCATCCAGATATTAACAAGGATCCGGGTGCGGAGGATAAATACAAGGAGGTCCAGGAGGCTTATGAGACCTTGAGTGATCCGCAAAAACGGTCTGCCTATGACCAGTATGGTCCTGCTGGTGCCAATGGAGGCTTCGGCGGAGGAGCTGGTGGCTTTGGTGGTTTCGACGGAGCAGGTTTCGGTGGCTTTGAAGACATTTTCTCTAGCTTCTTTGGTGGAGGCGGTGCGACGCGCAATCCTAATGCACCTCGTCAAGGGGATGACTTGCAGTGTGCGGTCAACTTGAAGTTTGAAGAAGCGATTTTTGGTGTGGAACGTGAAGTTTCCTATAACCGTGAGGCAACTTGTCGAACCTGTACAGGTTCAGGTGCCAAGCCTGGAACAAGTCCAGTAACCTGTGGGCGTTGTCATGGTTCTGGAGTGATCAATGTGGACACCCAAACTCCACTTGGAACCATGCGCCGTCAAATGACCTGTGATGTCTGTCATGGTCGCGGAAAACAAATCAAAGACCCATGTACAACCTGTCATGGAACTGGTCATGAAAAACAAGCCCATACTGTGACGGTTAAGGTGCCAGCTGGTGTGGAAACTGGTCAACGTATTCGCTTGGCAGGTCAAGGTGAAGCAGGTTTCAATGGAGGTCCATATGGAGATCTCTACGTTGTCATTCAGGTCCAACCTTCAGACAAGTTTGAACGTGAAGGGACCACTATTCACTATAAACTGAACCTCAACTTTGTCCAAGCAGCACTTGGAGATACAGTTCATGTGCCAACGGTTCACGGTGATGTGGATATGGTCATTCCTGAAGGTACCCAGACTGGTAAGACCTTCCGACTCAAAGGAAAAGGTGCCCCAAGTGTTCGTGGTGGAGCTATTGGTGATCAATATGTCACAGTAAATATCGTCACTCCGACAGGTTTGAATGACCGCCAAAAAGCAGCTCTTAAAGAATTCGCGGCAGCAGGAAACATTGATGTCAAACCCCATAAAAAAGGATTTTTTGACAAGGTAAAAGATGCCTTTGAGGATTTATAA
- the grpE gene encoding nucleotide exchange factor GrpE — MSEEIKNEEIVEEVETTEEVVETPEKSELDLANERAEEFENKYLRAHAEMQNIQRRANEERQTIQRYRSQDLAKKILPSLDNLERALQVEGLKEDVKKGLEMVQESLIQALKEEGVEEVATDVFDPNLHMAIQTVPATDDCPAEHIAQVFQKGYKLHERLLRPAMVVVSE, encoded by the coding sequence TTGTCAGAAGAAATCAAAAACGAAGAAATCGTAGAAGAGGTTGAAACAACAGAAGAAGTTGTGGAGACACCTGAAAAATCGGAATTGGATTTGGCAAACGAGCGTGCAGAGGAATTTGAAAACAAGTACCTCCGTGCCCACGCTGAAATGCAAAATATTCAACGCCGTGCCAACGAAGAACGCCAAACCATTCAGCGTTACCGTTCGCAAGACTTGGCCAAGAAAATCTTGCCGAGCTTGGATAACTTGGAACGCGCTCTTCAAGTCGAAGGCCTGAAAGAAGATGTCAAAAAAGGCTTGGAAATGGTACAGGAAAGCTTGATTCAAGCCCTCAAAGAAGAAGGGGTGGAAGAAGTCGCAACAGATGTCTTTGACCCAAATCTTCACATGGCCATTCAAACTGTTCCAGCAACAGACGACTGTCCAGCAGAACACATCGCTCAAGTCTTCCAAAAAGGTTACAAGTTGCATGAACGTCTGTTGAGACCTGCTATGGTGGTGGTGTCTGAGTAG
- a CDS encoding MsnO8 family LLM class oxidoreductase, with the protein MKISLLDYGLLDEGRTYQEAWQDSLALVQAADLLGYHRFWLAEHHNVHALTIGSPEVVIPYLASQTQRIHLGSGGIMGLHYSPYKIAELAASLETLFPGRVDIGLGNSTGTALVKEHMRSQFQPSQFDQWVQQFTGYLIGKDEAIGLSPKLASYPEIFTLGMGGQSMALSAKEGLGYVFGSFPYIPHDPVETAGKLAQDYRRDFQPSDIMAQPHFALALFVVIAKTSQEAENLAKSLDIWMLGKQDFNEFTHFPSLATYQAYELTEQDRERIAQHRSRMIIGNPTEVREQLERLVVACQPDELLFIPLVSGIDNRLKAIELLAQIVESETL; encoded by the coding sequence ATGAAAATTAGTCTCTTGGACTATGGGCTTTTGGATGAGGGTCGGACCTATCAGGAGGCCTGGCAGGATAGTTTGGCGCTGGTGCAGGCGGCGGATCTCTTGGGCTACCATCGGTTTTGGTTGGCGGAGCACCACAATGTCCATGCCCTGACCATCGGCAGTCCCGAGGTCGTGATTCCTTACTTGGCCAGTCAGACCCAGCGGATCCATCTAGGTTCAGGTGGCATCATGGGCTTGCATTATTCGCCTTATAAAATAGCAGAGCTGGCAGCTAGTTTGGAAACTCTTTTTCCAGGTCGGGTGGACATCGGCTTGGGAAATTCTACTGGAACGGCTCTGGTTAAAGAGCACATGCGTAGCCAGTTTCAACCCAGTCAATTTGACCAATGGGTACAGCAGTTTACAGGCTATCTGATAGGAAAAGATGAAGCCATTGGTCTGTCGCCCAAGCTGGCAAGCTATCCAGAAATTTTTACCTTGGGGATGGGAGGTCAGTCCATGGCCCTGTCTGCTAAGGAGGGCTTGGGCTATGTCTTTGGTAGCTTCCCTTACATTCCCCATGATCCTGTGGAAACAGCTGGAAAATTGGCTCAGGATTACCGCAGGGATTTTCAGCCGTCAGACATCATGGCGCAACCGCATTTTGCCCTGGCCCTCTTTGTCGTGATTGCGAAAACCAGTCAGGAGGCGGAGAATCTGGCAAAATCGCTGGACATTTGGATGTTGGGCAAGCAAGATTTTAATGAGTTTACCCATTTTCCAAGTCTAGCCACCTATCAGGCCTATGAGCTGACGGAGCAGGATAGGGAGAGAATTGCCCAGCACCGCAGTCGGATGATTATCGGTAATCCGACAGAAGTTAGGGAGCAGCTTGAAAGACTGGTTGTAGCTTGTCAGCCAGACGAACTCCTCTTTATACCCTTGGTTTCAGGGATTGACAACCGCTTGAAAGCCATCGAATTATTAGCACAAATTGTAGAAAGTGAGACACTATGA
- the hrcA gene encoding heat-inducible transcriptional repressor HrcA yields the protein MITQRQNDILNLIVELFTRHHEPVGSKALQEMIASSSATIRNDMAKLEQLGLLEKAHTSSGRMPSRAGFQYFVNHSLNLEHIDEEDVYQVVKAFDFEAFKLEDILERASTVLADLTGYTSVILDVEPTSQQLTSFDIVQLSNHDALAVLTLDQSKPVTVQFAIPKNFLTRELEVLKRLVDERFVGQTVLSIHYKLRTEVPQVVQRYFATTDNVLDLMDYIFSNLFQESVFIRGKVASLTYGNLATYQLLDSPQLLAPELRQGLAPDQQTSISVAEHRDPALADVTVIHHRFPIPYRGMAQMSLLGPVDMDYRRQMSLINIISRVLFMKLTDYYRYLSSNHYEVN from the coding sequence ATGATTACCCAACGTCAAAATGATATTTTGAATCTGATTGTTGAATTGTTTACGCGCCATCATGAGCCAGTTGGTTCTAAGGCCTTGCAGGAGATGATTGCTTCCAGCTCTGCTACCATTCGCAATGACATGGCTAAGCTGGAGCAGTTGGGCTTGCTAGAAAAAGCCCACACTTCAAGCGGTCGGATGCCCAGTCGGGCTGGTTTTCAATACTTTGTCAACCACTCGCTTAATCTGGAACACATTGATGAAGAAGATGTTTATCAGGTGGTTAAGGCCTTCGACTTTGAAGCCTTCAAGCTGGAGGACATCTTGGAGCGGGCCAGTACAGTCCTAGCGGATTTGACTGGCTACACTTCGGTCATCTTAGATGTGGAGCCGACCAGTCAGCAGTTGACTTCCTTTGACATCGTGCAGCTCAGTAACCACGATGCTCTGGCAGTCTTGACTCTGGACCAGTCCAAACCTGTCACCGTTCAGTTTGCCATTCCCAAGAACTTTTTGACCAGGGAGTTGGAGGTGCTCAAACGCTTAGTTGATGAGCGATTCGTAGGACAGACAGTCTTGTCCATTCACTACAAGCTACGGACGGAGGTTCCCCAAGTGGTGCAGCGCTACTTTGCCACGACGGACAATGTCTTGGATCTCATGGATTACATCTTTTCCAATCTCTTCCAAGAATCAGTCTTTATCAGGGGAAAGGTCGCTTCGCTGACCTATGGCAATCTCGCCACCTATCAGCTCTTGGATAGCCCACAGCTATTAGCCCCAGAGTTGCGGCAGGGCTTGGCTCCAGACCAGCAGACCAGCATTTCTGTGGCAGAACATAGGGATCCTGCCCTAGCAGATGTGACAGTCATTCATCATCGCTTTCCAATCCCCTATCGGGGCATGGCCCAGATGAGCTTGCTTGGTCCTGTTGACATGGACTACCGCAGGCAGATGAGTTTGATCAATATCATCAGCCGCGTCCTATTTATGAAATTAACCGATTACTACCGTTATCTAAGTAGTAATCATTACGAAGTCAATTAG
- a CDS encoding lipoate--protein ligase family protein → MKSWVENVTIKKYEDRSGLTGLKQGPLVWTEVFLREVNRQSNTGILHFWPMDQTVILGMMDSQVAQLDKGLASIGQAGYSPIIRSLGGLAVVADEGILNVTLILPNPYGHKVDLRESYQVMVELIAQALSDFPFEVVSGEVATSYCPGTYDLSIKGRKFAGLAQRIYQEAIAISAYISVSGNQVKRGQVVADFYAASFAPQEVSDRFPQVDPDSMVNLSDLVGQDVTVEDMKTRIERVLIENGAFLSTFYPSSDNMADFMALGKTIKQSMEKYGI, encoded by the coding sequence ATGAAATCTTGGGTTGAGAATGTGACCATAAAGAAATACGAAGATCGGTCTGGTTTGACGGGTTTGAAACAGGGGCCATTGGTGTGGACCGAGGTCTTTTTGCGCGAGGTCAATCGTCAGTCCAATACAGGGATTTTACATTTTTGGCCCATGGACCAAACGGTCATTCTGGGGATGATGGACAGTCAGGTTGCCCAGCTGGACAAGGGCTTGGCCAGTATTGGTCAGGCAGGCTATAGTCCTATCATTCGGAGTTTGGGCGGTTTGGCAGTTGTTGCGGATGAGGGGATTTTAAATGTCACTCTGATCTTGCCTAATCCTTATGGTCACAAGGTTGATTTGCGGGAGTCTTATCAGGTCATGGTGGAGTTGATTGCTCAGGCGCTTTCGGATTTTCCCTTTGAGGTGGTCAGTGGTGAGGTGGCTACTTCCTACTGTCCTGGGACCTACGACCTTAGTATCAAGGGGCGGAAGTTTGCTGGATTAGCCCAGCGGATTTACCAAGAGGCCATTGCCATTTCTGCCTATATCAGTGTGTCAGGCAATCAAGTCAAACGAGGGCAAGTGGTGGCTGATTTTTATGCAGCCAGTTTTGCTCCGCAAGAAGTATCGGACAGATTTCCACAGGTGGATCCGGATTCGATGGTTAATTTGTCAGACTTGGTCGGTCAGGATGTGACGGTGGAGGATATGAAAACACGAATTGAGCGTGTCTTGATTGAAAACGGGGCTTTTCTGTCCACCTTTTATCCTTCGTCGGACAACATGGCTGATTTTATGGCGCTCGGAAAGACTATCAAGCAGTCTATGGAAAAATATGGTATCTAG
- a CDS encoding SIR2 family NAD-dependent protein deacylase codes for MSMWQTLKQEEKTQAELLAGLLAEADAVVVGIGAGMSAADGFTYIGPRFEVAFPDFIAKYGFLDMLQASLFDFESTEEYWAFQSRFVALNYLDQPVGASYIHLRELLETKPYHIITTNADNAFWVADYDKDKVFHIQGEYGLWQCSRHCHDQTYRNDALIRRMIAEQEDMKIPYDLIPRCPVCDAPFEINKRNAEKGMVESPDFFAQKARYDAFLEDHQTGKVLYLEIGIGFTTPQFIKTPFQTRVQQNPQALYVCLNQKHYRLPLPIRERSLTLAEDSAQLLKETHRIYFKGDTPCT; via the coding sequence ATGTCCATGTGGCAGACGCTTAAACAAGAAGAAAAAACTCAGGCGGAGCTGCTTGCAGGTTTGCTGGCTGAAGCTGATGCGGTGGTGGTGGGCATTGGAGCAGGCATGTCTGCGGCGGATGGCTTTACCTACATCGGTCCTCGTTTCGAAGTTGCCTTTCCAGACTTCATCGCTAAGTACGGCTTTTTGGATATGTTGCAGGCTAGCCTCTTTGACTTTGAAAGCACGGAGGAATACTGGGCCTTTCAGAGCCGCTTTGTTGCCCTTAATTATCTGGACCAGCCTGTCGGTGCTTCCTATATTCATTTGCGGGAGCTTTTAGAAACCAAGCCCTATCATATCATCACCACCAATGCAGACAATGCCTTTTGGGTGGCCGACTATGATAAAGATAAGGTTTTCCATATTCAAGGGGAATACGGACTCTGGCAATGCAGTCGCCATTGCCATGACCAGACCTATCGAAATGATGCCCTCATTCGTCGTATGATAGCAGAGCAGGAGGATATGAAGATTCCTTATGACCTGATTCCGCGTTGTCCAGTCTGTGATGCTCCTTTCGAGATTAACAAGCGCAATGCAGAAAAGGGCATGGTTGAATCGCCGGATTTCTTCGCCCAAAAAGCCCGCTACGATGCCTTTTTAGAAGACCATCAAACAGGTAAGGTCCTCTATCTGGAAATCGGGATTGGCTTTACCACGCCTCAGTTTATCAAAACACCTTTTCAAACAAGAGTTCAGCAAAATCCACAGGCCCTCTATGTCTGTCTTAATCAAAAACACTATCGCCTGCCTCTGCCTATTAGGGAACGAAGTTTGACCCTGGCAGAAGACAGTGCCCAATTATTAAAAGAAACCCATAGGATTTATTTTAAAGGAGATACCCCATGTACCTAA
- a CDS encoding protein-ADP-ribose hydrolase, whose product MLKEEMLDLLTAMIAILQTEKGDSQSAELKLASLEEAFPIWRGLVNQRSAGPIGAAYLAVEAAFLAAYHEEHMQDVSVCQPTSDPQIFLYSGDLCHLQVDAVVNAANSQMLGCFIPNHACLDNALHTFAGLELRQFCAKKMEEQGLPAAAGKVMVTPGFHLPAGLVFHTVGPSIPEGKPVSAIRRGLLEQCYLSCLEEAKARGLKAMAFPALSTGEFGYPKDQAAEVAVPTVRKWLAETTYPLKVIFSTYTVEDQSYYTALLGEKEDVHVADA is encoded by the coding sequence ATGCTTAAGGAAGAGATGCTGGACTTGCTGACGGCTATGATTGCCATCTTGCAGACTGAGAAAGGTGATTCGCAGTCGGCGGAGCTAAAATTGGCTAGTCTTGAAGAGGCTTTTCCGATTTGGAGAGGTTTGGTCAATCAACGGTCAGCGGGACCGATTGGGGCGGCCTATCTGGCAGTGGAGGCGGCCTTTTTAGCCGCCTATCATGAGGAACATATGCAGGATGTGTCAGTCTGTCAGCCGACGAGCGACCCTCAGATTTTTCTCTATTCAGGAGATTTGTGTCATTTACAGGTTGATGCAGTGGTCAACGCTGCCAATAGTCAGATGCTGGGCTGTTTTATCCCCAACCACGCCTGTCTGGATAATGCCCTCCATACCTTTGCTGGTTTGGAGTTGCGCCAGTTTTGTGCCAAGAAAATGGAAGAACAAGGTCTTCCAGCAGCAGCTGGCAAGGTCATGGTGACACCTGGTTTTCACCTGCCAGCTGGTTTGGTCTTTCACACGGTGGGGCCCTCTATCCCAGAAGGTAAGCCTGTTTCAGCTATTCGGAGAGGGCTCTTGGAGCAGTGCTACCTGTCCTGTTTAGAGGAGGCCAAGGCGCGTGGTCTTAAAGCAATGGCCTTTCCAGCCCTATCAACAGGGGAATTTGGCTATCCCAAGGACCAGGCGGCAGAAGTGGCAGTTCCTACTGTTCGCAAGTGGCTGGCGGAAACAACCTATCCCCTAAAGGTCATTTTTTCGACCTATACGGTGGAAGACCAGAGCTACTATACAGCCTTATTAGGAGAAAAGGAGGATGTCCATGTGGCAGACGCTTAA
- a CDS encoding glycine cleavage system protein H: MKKIANYLWVEKEDAIYTIRMTAELQDDVGTLGFVIFSDKEVLEVNDEILNLEASKTVMAILTPIAGRVVERNTAALEQPTLLNSEKPEENWLIRLTDVSEEAFLSLEDA, translated from the coding sequence ATGAAAAAAATTGCCAACTACCTTTGGGTAGAAAAAGAAGATGCTATTTACACTATTCGTATGACAGCAGAGTTGCAGGATGATGTCGGTACGCTTGGTTTTGTTATTTTTTCCGACAAGGAAGTCTTGGAGGTCAATGATGAGATTCTCAATCTAGAAGCCTCAAAAACAGTTATGGCTATCCTGACCCCTATTGCAGGTCGGGTGGTAGAGCGCAATACGGCTGCTCTGGAACAACCAACCTTGCTCAATTCGGAAAAACCAGAGGAAAACTGGTTGATTCGCTTGACCGATGTGTCTGAAGAAGCCTTTTTATCACTTGAAGATGCTTAA